The following proteins are co-located in the Physeter macrocephalus isolate SW-GA unplaced genomic scaffold, ASM283717v5 random_87, whole genome shotgun sequence genome:
- the BANF1 gene encoding barrier-to-autointegration factor: MTTSQKHRDFVAEPMGEKPVGSLAGIGEVLGKKLEERGFDKAYVVLGQFLVLKKDEDLFREWLKDTCGANAKQSRDCFGCLREWCDAFL, encoded by the exons ATGACAACCTCCCAAAAGCACCGAGACTTCGTGGCAGAGCCCATGGGGGAAAAGCCAGTGGGAAGCCTGGCCGGCATTGGCGAAGTCCTGGGCAAGAAGCTGGAGGAGAGGGGCTTTGACAAG GCCTATGTGGTCCTTGGTCAGTTTCTGGTGCTAAAGAAAGATGAAGATCTTTTCCGGGAATGGCTGAAGGACACGTGCGGCGCCAACGCCAAGCAGTCGCGGGACTGCTTCGGGTGCCTTCGAGAGTGGTGCGACGCGTTCTTGTGA
- the EIF1AD gene encoding probable RNA-binding protein EIF1AD produces the protein MSQATKRKHVVKEVLGEHMVPSDQQQIVRVLRTPGNNLHEVETAEGQRFLVSMPSKYRKNIWIKRGDFLIVDPIEEGEKVKAEISFVLCKDHVRSLQKEGLWPEAFSEVAEKHNNRNRQAQPELPAEPQSSGEESSSEGDADLFVNTNRRQCHESEEESEEEETA, from the exons ATGTCTCAGGCCACCAAGAGGAAGCATGTGGTGAAGGAGGTGCTGGGGGAGCACATGGTGCCCTCCGACCAGCAGCAGATCGTGAGG GTACTCAGGACCCCAGGGAACAATCTGCATGAGGTGGAGACAGCCGAGGGGCAACGCTTCCTGGTGAGCATGCCCTCCAAATACCGCAAGAACATCTGGATCAAGAGAG GGGACTTTCTCATCGTTGACCCTattgaagagggagagaaggtgaAGGCCGAGATCTCCTTTGTGCTCTGCAAAGACCACGTGCGCTCTCTGCAGAAGGAGGGGCTCTG GCCTGAGGCCTTCTCCGAAGTGGCTGAGAAACACAACAACCGGAACAG ACAGGCTCAGCCAGAACTCCCAGCTGAGCCACAGTCATCAGGAGAAGAGTCCAGCTCCGAAGGTGATGCTGACCTTTTTGTTAACACCAACCGCAGACAGTGTCATGAGAGCGAGGAGGAGAGTGAAGAAGAGGAGACGGCCTGA